In the genome of candidate division KSB1 bacterium, one region contains:
- a CDS encoding DUF4982 domain-containing protein has translation MARNEGVIFVILIVMIFLFNSGWNDVTAQARQQLNFNPNWSFYRGDLPTEEVIKISFQDDDWEQVHLPHAPRITPLRHPWPIPDNHGINWYRKKFKLPPQYSNKKIFLSFEGADQTAEVWLNGTKLIRHTGSFTPFLVDMTEHLRFGDAENLICVRVDNHRDPDIPTYGNWISYGGLYRDVHLIITDRLHITDPIYANQIAGGGIFVTYPSITDSMAEVRIQTHILNEHPSRKTCRLRSVIQDSNNQNFGVAETTHRFNGKEDRTFVQVIKIKHPRLWHPDHPYLYTLVSEVYDGGKRVDRQTTRIGIRRIDFSPTAGFSINGERLVFMGTNRVQDYPYVAWAFPNSAQRRDAIHLKEAGFQYVRLSHNLQDPSFLDACDELGLLVMACIPGFQFIGGQRFREHSFQDMRDLIRRDRNHPSVILWELSLNETEFDSSFARRAVEIGHEEFPGDQCFVSGWKHDDIYDVFIRATQHGARAYSGNKPLVISEYGHWDYGEGNSTSDVDRMDGELAMLVQARNHQESLNANRALPFLCGDGLWVGIDFQTYPSGVIDYFRLPKFSYYFYQSQRNPRLKVEGIDSGPMVFIANYWTENSPRDVTVFSNCDSVQLLLNGERIATQTPDQNSISDHLLHPPFTFKEIPWQPGELQVIGFLAGKPMAQHTRRTPEAPKSIDLKFEICHQPKADGEDMFFVYAHVVDQNGTTVPTFSDWIEFEVAGAARLVSPNRVQAEAGVAAALIRVGEQPGQIIVRARHPNLIGAEKTILSQ, from the coding sequence ATGGCAAGGAACGAAGGCGTCATTTTCGTAATTTTGATCGTGATGATTTTCTTGTTCAATAGCGGTTGGAACGATGTCACTGCTCAAGCTCGGCAGCAGCTCAATTTCAATCCTAACTGGTCCTTTTATCGGGGCGATTTGCCCACGGAGGAGGTGATCAAAATCTCATTTCAGGATGATGATTGGGAGCAGGTCCATTTGCCTCATGCGCCAAGGATCACTCCGCTGCGCCACCCTTGGCCAATCCCAGATAACCATGGGATAAATTGGTACCGAAAAAAGTTTAAGCTTCCGCCTCAATATTCCAACAAAAAAATTTTCCTATCCTTCGAAGGGGCGGATCAGACCGCAGAAGTATGGCTTAACGGCACAAAATTGATCCGACACACTGGCTCTTTTACCCCGTTTCTCGTCGATATGACGGAGCATTTGAGATTTGGCGATGCTGAAAATCTAATTTGCGTCAGGGTGGATAATCATCGGGACCCGGACATTCCGACCTATGGCAACTGGATCAGCTATGGCGGGCTATATCGCGATGTCCATCTGATCATCACCGATCGGCTTCACATTACCGACCCCATTTATGCCAATCAGATTGCTGGCGGCGGCATTTTTGTGACCTATCCTTCGATTACCGATTCAATGGCAGAGGTGCGAATTCAAACCCATATTTTGAATGAACACCCATCGCGAAAAACATGCCGGCTTCGATCCGTGATTCAAGATTCGAACAACCAAAATTTTGGAGTGGCCGAAACCACGCATCGATTCAATGGGAAAGAGGATCGTACCTTTGTTCAGGTTATTAAAATTAAGCATCCAAGGCTGTGGCATCCGGATCATCCTTATCTCTACACCCTCGTCTCCGAAGTTTATGATGGAGGCAAACGGGTCGATCGTCAAACGACCCGCATCGGCATTCGGCGCATCGATTTTAGCCCAACGGCTGGCTTTTCAATCAATGGAGAGCGATTGGTTTTCATGGGCACCAATCGGGTCCAAGATTATCCCTATGTGGCCTGGGCGTTTCCCAACTCTGCCCAACGTCGGGATGCTATTCATCTGAAAGAGGCGGGATTTCAATATGTGCGGCTATCGCACAATTTGCAGGACCCCTCGTTTCTCGATGCTTGCGATGAACTCGGCTTGCTGGTGATGGCCTGCATTCCCGGTTTTCAGTTCATCGGCGGACAAAGATTCCGGGAGCACTCGTTTCAGGACATGCGCGATTTGATCCGACGCGATCGCAATCATCCTTCGGTGATTTTATGGGAGCTATCGCTCAATGAGACCGAGTTCGATTCCAGCTTTGCCCGAAGGGCGGTGGAGATCGGACATGAGGAGTTCCCCGGGGACCAATGCTTCGTCTCGGGGTGGAAGCACGATGATATTTACGATGTGTTCATCCGTGCCACGCAGCATGGGGCCAGAGCTTATTCGGGAAACAAACCCCTGGTGATCAGCGAATATGGCCATTGGGACTATGGCGAGGGCAATAGCACCAGCGATGTGGATCGGATGGATGGCGAACTCGCCATGCTGGTCCAGGCGCGAAATCACCAGGAATCGCTCAATGCCAATCGTGCGCTCCCGTTCCTCTGCGGCGATGGGCTATGGGTGGGTATCGATTTCCAGACCTATCCCTCGGGCGTGATCGATTATTTTCGGCTGCCCAAGTTTTCTTATTATTTCTACCAGAGCCAGCGCAATCCGCGTTTGAAGGTCGAGGGGATTGATTCCGGTCCCATGGTTTTCATCGCCAATTATTGGACCGAAAATTCGCCGCGAGATGTGACCGTGTTCAGCAATTGCGATAGCGTGCAACTGCTGCTGAACGGCGAACGGATCGCCACTCAAACGCCAGATCAAAATTCCATTTCGGATCACCTGCTCCATCCGCCATTTACATTCAAAGAAATCCCGTGGCAGCCGGGCGAATTGCAAGTGATCGGTTTTCTGGCTGGGAAGCCAATGGCCCAGCATACCCGGCGAACGCCAGAGGCGCCAAAATCGATAGATCTAAAATTTGAAATTTGCCATCAGCCCAAGGCTGATGGTGAAGACATGTTCTTTGTTTATGCGCATGTGGTCGATCAAAATGGGACAACAGTCCCCACTTTTTCCGATTGGATCGAGTTTGAAGTTGCCGGGGCAGCTCGATTGGTCAGTCCGAATCGGGTTCAGGCAGAAGCGGGCGTAGCCGCAGCGTTGATTCGGGTAGGGGAACAACCCGGGCAGATCATCGTGCGCGCACGTCATCCGAATTTGATTGGCGCAGAGAAAACGATTCTTTCTCAATGA